AAGATGGTAGATACATGTGGGGTTCACAATCTGCATGGTATGCCTGGTTTGCTGGGCGGAATAATTGCAATATTTATTGTGCCTGAGGCAGCTAAAGCACAGGTAGCCGGTATCGTATTTACTGTTGTACTGGCATTTGTGGGAGGTATCATATCCGGAAACATAATTCGCCTGACAGGTTCCAAGGAAGCAGTATACGAAGATGCGGATGAATTTGAAGAAGCTGCATAAGTAATCTTACAAAAAAAGAATATGCCATACGGTTATTTAACGTATGTCATATTCTTTTTGAAGTTTGCGCATGTAACGCATATGAAATTAAGACCTTCCTATCTGGACTATTTTGGGTGGTAAGCCAAATTAAAAAATATAGCAAACCTGACTAAATGATTTCTAAAATACACAATATTTAATACATTCACAAAGTTATATTAAAGTAGAATGAATAGTTTAAAATGAATTTACGTCGATCAAGTGAAAATAAAATCGGGATTATACAAAACTGAGGTATAAATTTTTATATTCTAACTTGAGTCTTTTTTCATCCAGCTTTGTCTAGATGTCATAACCAAGGATGCTTCAGCTGGATTATGCGACAGCTGCAAATGTTTCAACAACTGACCGCCCGACGATAATACACTCTGCAATATGGGGTTCTAATGATCACCTTATCCTTCTTTAATATTTTACTACAAAAGCTATGCCTACCTTGATGTGAAAAAAATAACATAGTTGATTACATATAAAATACGATTAATTCTTACCACCCAAAATAATCCAGATAAAGAAAATCATATATCATAGCTAATCTAAATACCTGCAAATGAGAAATTACAAATACAGTCCATAATTGTATGTCTTGTTTACAGTTTCCACTGATACACCATTTATCACAGCTTGATAAGTAGTAACCAACCTGTATGAGTATCCGTGATCTACAGCACATGTTCTGCTTAAAGCACCATAGTAAGTATAAGAGATTTCTGTAAATGTCTCCTGAGTAACCCAACTGTTATTTTGATATTTCTGAAGCTTTGCTTCAATAATTACTTCTGTTACGTTTGTAGTTGCTCTAACGGATGAAGAACAAGTTGCAATACCATCGGATATACTTACATTTTCCGATGTAGAACTTATATACAGACTTAAAGGCTGAGCTCCTATTTCCATGTCGTCTGATGCATATGCTGAACTAGCTGACAAAGGTATCACCAGACAAAATGCACAGAGCAACACAATAAAATATTTATGAAAACCGTATTTCATAAAACAACCCCCCTCTCTCATTTACATATATAACGAATAAAAGAGGGCATTTGTGACACATAAATGTAATTTTTTTAAAAAATTATTTTATTTTGACATTATGTACAATTTTTAATGCAACATCATAATCTATATTTCCTGTTAAGTTCCAAATTTGATGTCTTTTATTATCAAAAACTGCAATATTTACACCGGTACTTTTTTCTGAAATTACAGTTTTCAGGCCTTGTATTTTAGTTTCGGTTACTTTTGCATTTTCAGTATCCATTGAAAAATTTATTCCCTTTCTGTAATATTCCAGCGTAAAAGCAAAACTATGGCCTGAATTATCCTTATAGGCCTCTGTTTTTATATTTGCAGCTATCTGTGTATCTTCCAAAGTATAATTTTCGGGAACATAATTCAATCTAAAATCATTGGTGGTTACCTGAATTTCGTTGCTATCTGACCTTATAATGAAGTCGGTCATCTCATTATAAACGTTAACAATAAAGGTAATCACCGGTTCACGGATTGCAGGAACACTCATCGCACACGTTAAAATAGTAATGATGATAACTATGGGAATGAGAATCCGTTTTCTGAAACTATTAATAGGTAAAAACTCTTCATGTGACCTGAGGATCAGCTTTTTACGTTTTGTATAGCTTCTTGAGAACTTGTGCGAAGGGTACGTATATCGATCCAATTCAGATGATAAATTTTTTTGGGTATCTTTTGCAACAGATATCAAAACGTCCTGCAACGTCTTTGTTGAACTCATTTATTTTCCTCCTCAATTATTTTTCTGATGGCCTTTTTAGCCCGACTTAGACGTTGTCGTACAGCGTCGCCCGAAATACATAGGACATCTGCGATTTCATTGTTTGACAAATCATATAAATGCTTTAGCATAACAATGTCCAGATACTCCTTATTCAACTTATTAAGTTTCATCTTCAGTTCGTTAAAACTTTCGTCAGCAATAATATGATCTAGAGGTAATTCGCCTGTATCAGCCTCCTCGGGCAGCTCAGTCTTTTCATTTGTAAACTGTTTGTCTCGCTTGCGATAAATATCTATGGCCGTGCTTTTGATAATAATAACGATTAAAGCCCTTGTTTTGTGACATTTAATATCTGAAATATCAGGAATATAATTTATAATCTTTAACAGTGCATCATGTACAGCGTCCTCTGCAAGATAGCGATCCCTGAGAATACTGAATGCAACATTGTACATTGCACTCTCATAATATGTATAAAGAGCAGTAAATTTATTTCTCTCGTCTTCTGTCTCCAGAACTGATAGAAAGAATTCCAGCAAAATAATCCCTCCAATTTACTTGTTAAAATGTGAATAAGCATACTAAATTTACAATATTTTAGTAATTTTTACAATGTTAAAATTCATATATCTTTTATTGACATATTACATATTATGGTGTAATATGTAACGAGCTTTAAAAATGGGTGAAAATTACATTAAGGCATAACAATGAGGACAATTTATGAAAAGGAGTTTTTTATTATTTTTTGCTGCCGTTATCATTTCAGCACTATGTGCTTGCGAATCAGTATCAAATTCTAAAGACAATTCATTAGCATCATCATCCGCAATAACTACACATGACAGTTTAATAGACGATAACATACCAAGCGTAGATTCAGACATAAAAAAATCACATAAAACAAGCGTGGAAAACGAGGATTGGATAATAGTAGATAAAAGCGTAACCGTAAAAGGTTTGGATTATATTGTAAATGCATATAAAAAATGCGACAAATCAGAACTATTTGAAGCCGACGAAGGAAGAACTTTTTTGCTGATTGATATTACCGTAAAAAATAATTCAAAGAAAACAGCAGCTATAAGTTCAGAAACAATGTTCGATCTTACAGACAGGTTTGGAACATCCTATAATAATACGTCGCTGGGAGCTCTTTCTTGTCTTGATGATGAAAATATGGAACAACTGGACAGGCATTTAGCGGCATCTTCTGAGTTCAGGGGAGGCATTGCATTTGAAATACCAAAAGTCACAAAAGGCTTGAGACTGATTATTCAAGGGCCCGCAGGAGATGGTCGTTCTCCGGTAATACTCTACTAGATTTTAAGCATATTACCCCTAAAGCTATTTTAAATAGATGCTGGTATATAATTATAATATGATATATTATGGATTCTAAAAGGCATCTATATAGCAATCAAGGAGGGGTTTTTGTGCGTAAAACCAGATATAGGAACAGACGCAGAAAGTTTTTAACAATATTTATAGTAATTTTTATGGCAGCCTTAACAGTTGTGTCAGGGTATGCAGCTCTGCTTTACAGTCGTGATAACCACTACAACCGTGGGAGCGACGATAAAGATATGGGGGTAGATACCTCTTATCAAACCAATACTGCGACAACATCTACATCTACACCCGCTAATACTTCAGGGGAACCTGTTCAAGAAAGTGATAAACTTAAGGAACAGATTATGAGTATGAGCCTGGATGAAAAAATCGGTCAGATGGTGATAGTTGGTATAGATGGATATGTGGCAGATGAACATGCAAGGCAAATGATTGAAGAAAATAATGTGGGAGGATTTATCCTCTTTAAAAGTAATATACAGAATTCCAACCAGATGCTTGGATTGTTGAATTCGTTAAAAAGTATAAATCGGGCAAACAAGGTACCTTTATTTCTTTCAGTAGATGAAGAGGGAGGAAGAGTTTCCAGACTCCCCGACGAATTTCTTAAAATTCCTTCAAATAAAACCATCGGTAAACTCAATAACAGTTCTGTGTCACACCAAGTGGGCAGTATAATTGGTGAAGAACTTAAATCCTTTGGAATGAACATGGATTTTGCACCTGTCCTTGACATTAACAGCAATCCAAAGAATCCAGTTATAGGTGACAGATCTTTCGGAACAGCTCCGGATTTGGTGAGTAAACTTGGAATTCAGACCATGCAGGGCTTGCAGTCACAAAACATTATTCCCGTTGTAAAGCATTTTCCCGGTCATGGTGATACGTCGACGGATTCACATGTGGGACTTCCAAGGGTTAATAATGATTTAAAAAGGCTTAGAAACTTTGAGTTAAGACCTTTTGCTGATGCAATAGAAAATGGGGCGGAGGCAGTAATGGTAGCACATATACTGTTACCCAAAATAGATCCTGAAAACCCGGCGTCTTTCTCCAGAACCATCATTTCTGACATACTTAGAACAGAGATGAATTATGATGGGGTTGTTATTACAGATGATTTTACAATGGGGGCAATAGTAAAGAACTATAATATCGGTCAGGCGGCAGTAAAGTCTATACTTGCGGGAAGTGATATAGTCCTAGTGTGCCATGATTATGATAAACAGAAGGCAGTAATTTCTGCTCTGAAAAATGCCGCTCAGTCGGGACAGTTGCCTTTGGACCGGATTGACCAGAGTGTTACAAGGATACTGCGGCTAAAGCAGGAACACGAAATTACTGATGATCCTGCAAATGCAGTAGATCCTAAGTCCATAAATGACAAAATCAGAGCTTTGCTAAAATAGCATATTTTGTAATTTATTGTTTAAAAAAGTACTTTAAATGAATACCCCCGTCTGATATAATAACTATGCTTGTTTAACATATTAAAGGAGGAAAGTTGATGGGGGTTGAAACAACCAAAATATTTATTGCTATGTGCTCTTACATGGTATTG
This region of Clostridium sp. BNL1100 genomic DNA includes:
- a CDS encoding DUF4352 domain-containing protein, giving the protein MKRSFLLFFAAVIISALCACESVSNSKDNSLASSSAITTHDSLIDDNIPSVDSDIKKSHKTSVENEDWIIVDKSVTVKGLDYIVNAYKKCDKSELFEADEGRTFLLIDITVKNNSKKTAAISSETMFDLTDRFGTSYNNTSLGALSCLDDENMEQLDRHLAASSEFRGGIAFEIPKVTKGLRLIIQGPAGDGRSPVILY
- a CDS encoding RNA polymerase sigma factor; this encodes MLEFFLSVLETEDERNKFTALYTYYESAMYNVAFSILRDRYLAEDAVHDALLKIINYIPDISDIKCHKTRALIVIIIKSTAIDIYRKRDKQFTNEKTELPEEADTGELPLDHIIADESFNELKMKLNKLNKEYLDIVMLKHLYDLSNNEIADVLCISGDAVRQRLSRAKKAIRKIIEEENK
- the nagZ gene encoding beta-N-acetylhexosaminidase, with protein sequence MRKTRYRNRRRKFLTIFIVIFMAALTVVSGYAALLYSRDNHYNRGSDDKDMGVDTSYQTNTATTSTSTPANTSGEPVQESDKLKEQIMSMSLDEKIGQMVIVGIDGYVADEHARQMIEENNVGGFILFKSNIQNSNQMLGLLNSLKSINRANKVPLFLSVDEEGGRVSRLPDEFLKIPSNKTIGKLNNSSVSHQVGSIIGEELKSFGMNMDFAPVLDINSNPKNPVIGDRSFGTAPDLVSKLGIQTMQGLQSQNIIPVVKHFPGHGDTSTDSHVGLPRVNNDLKRLRNFELRPFADAIENGAEAVMVAHILLPKIDPENPASFSRTIISDILRTEMNYDGVVITDDFTMGAIVKNYNIGQAAVKSILAGSDIVLVCHDYDKQKAVISALKNAAQSGQLPLDRIDQSVTRILRLKQEHEITDDPANAVDPKSINDKIRALLK
- a CDS encoding DUF4367 domain-containing protein — encoded protein: MSSTKTLQDVLISVAKDTQKNLSSELDRYTYPSHKFSRSYTKRKKLILRSHEEFLPINSFRKRILIPIVIIITILTCAMSVPAIREPVITFIVNVYNEMTDFIIRSDSNEIQVTTNDFRLNYVPENYTLEDTQIAANIKTEAYKDNSGHSFAFTLEYYRKGINFSMDTENAKVTETKIQGLKTVISEKSTGVNIAVFDNKRHQIWNLTGNIDYDVALKIVHNVKIK